From one Mesomycoplasma ovipneumoniae genomic stretch:
- a CDS encoding Mbov_0396 family ICE element transmembrane protein yields the protein MLFGIINTIAYGFFAVGWGLLVWPFVTILNIITELFGSISFDLLKNIFFGGSKEFSISQIPIVFWIITAIAVSLIIFLILQRLVRNFFLAGKQNYDSSLKNVIIKTIASIVFPILFIVFLFFGLIIVSSIINLIKDSLGYHNSLVSSFVKGALPPEVRTKLTDSDLKSLASGQIISYDIYYNFQWGDGPKIIFLIALSTLITAWLLGSTVISLVANIAQMFYQLLLLPVFSISQISDEGKLFKKYMQAFWGKFWVIIISQLSFSFFFIWAEFSTNQAWNIEIKSQLVSPWIFNFFFSFLMILGGGIAIKTIGEEFASYFGGQGFVRSQQEWAHRTTKGIGITAGLLGASSVLAGKGVKRLKKLSGYHDAKREEINNAFKKGEITRTQKREMLEKLKDDRGNLGQTFRSGWQKNKHKNILTRAWRAKNAYKEGKDLGVIEEAKYLGSKMLFRHNIRGIENKEAKINKNQQKIDKVQKAIDFENYKKEYNLPDFDQKKLDKAENKMIRLNRKEAKIKERIAEKTQKRNDRAEKFLKRSNNLHTTVQRTERHKEEPEKTNSHKLAEEYRNSAKNKDKNEKTSSE from the coding sequence ATGCTTTTCGGTATAATCAATACAATTGCCTACGGTTTTTTTGCAGTTGGATGAGGACTTTTAGTTTGACCTTTTGTCACTATTTTAAATATTATAACTGAATTATTTGGCTCAATTTCTTTTGATTTATTAAAAAATATATTTTTCGGTGGTTCAAAAGAATTTAGTATTTCTCAAATTCCTATTGTTTTTTGAATTATTACTGCTATTGCAGTTTCGTTAATAATTTTTTTAATTTTACAAAGGTTAGTTAGAAATTTTTTCTTAGCTGGTAAACAAAATTATGATTCAAGTTTAAAAAACGTTATTATAAAAACGATTGCTTCTATTGTTTTTCCAATTTTATTCATTGTTTTTCTGTTTTTTGGCTTAATAATAGTTAGTTCTATTATTAATCTTATAAAAGATTCACTTGGCTATCATAATTCATTAGTTTCTTCATTTGTTAAAGGAGCGCTTCCGCCTGAAGTTAGAACTAAATTAACTGATAGTGATTTAAAATCATTAGCAAGTGGACAAATAATTTCATATGATATTTATTATAATTTTCAGTGAGGAGATGGTCCTAAAATAATTTTTTTAATCGCTCTTTCGACCTTAATCACTGCATGACTTTTAGGTTCAACAGTAATTTCATTAGTCGCAAATATCGCACAAATGTTCTACCAACTACTTTTATTACCTGTTTTTTCAATATCTCAAATTAGCGACGAAGGAAAGTTATTCAAAAAATATATGCAAGCTTTTTGAGGTAAATTTTGAGTAATTATCATTTCGCAACTTTCTTTTTCGTTTTTCTTTATTTGAGCTGAATTTTCAACCAACCAAGCATGAAATATTGAAATAAAAAGCCAACTTGTTAGTCCATGAATTTTCAATTTCTTTTTTAGTTTTTTGATGATCTTAGGTGGCGGAATCGCAATTAAAACAATTGGCGAAGAATTTGCCAGCTACTTTGGCGGGCAGGGCTTTGTGCGTTCGCAACAAGAATGAGCTCATCGAACAACAAAAGGGATCGGAATAACAGCTGGACTACTTGGTGCTTCAAGCGTTCTTGCTGGAAAAGGTGTAAAAAGACTCAAAAAATTAAGTGGGTATCATGATGCAAAACGCGAGGAAATTAATAACGCCTTTAAAAAAGGCGAGATAACTCGAACTCAAAAACGCGAAATGCTAGAAAAACTTAAAGATGACAGGGGAAATCTTGGTCAAACTTTTAGATCGGGTTGACAGAAAAACAAACATAAAAATATTTTAACCAGAGCTTGAAGAGCAAAAAACGCCTATAAAGAAGGAAAAGACTTAGGCGTAATTGAGGAAGCAAAATATCTAGGCTCAAAAATGTTATTCAGACACAATATTAGAGGTATTGAAAACAAAGAAGCAAAAATCAACAAAAATCAGCAAAAAATAGATAAGGTTCAAAAAGCAATTGATTTTGAAAATTATAAAAAAGAATACAATCTTCCAGATTTTGACCAGAAAAAATTAGACAAAGCTGAAAATAAAATGATTCGTTTAAATCGAAAAGAAGCAAAAATAAAAGAAAGAATTGCTGAAAAAACCCAAAAAAGAAATGATCGAGCAGAAAAATTTTTAAAAAGATCAAATAATTTACACACAACCGTTCAAAGAACTGAAAGACATAAAGAAGAACCTGAGAAAACTAACTCTCATAAACTAGCAGAAGAATATAGAAATTCTGCAAAAAATAAGGATAAAAATGAAAAAACAAGTTCAGAATAA